The genomic stretch CTGGCCACGTGCAGGCAGGGTCGCCTGGTTTTCTTCCTGGACGCGTTCGACCAGCAGGGTGTCGGCCGAAGCGACACCGGACAGGGCGAGCGCAGCGAACAGCGGAACGGCGGCAATGCGATGCTTCATGGCGAGTCCCCTTCGAGCCCCCTCGTGGTAGTGCGCGATTGTACGCACAACCCCTGACGCCCCGGCAGCGCGCGGCCGTCACGTTTTGGAGGTTTGCACCGTAGAGGCCCGTGCGAATCGGGCGCGCAGGTGCAGCGGGGAACGCCACAATGCAGAAGGCCGCCCGAGGGCGGCCTTCTCGCGTTTCAGTCCGACGTAGAACGCCGGACGGGGTGGATCAGCGCTGACGCGCCTTGAAACGCGGGTTCGACTTGCAGATCACGAAGACCTTGCCACGGCGGCGAACGACCTTGCAGTCGCGGTGACGGGCCTTCGCCGACTTCAGGGAGGACAGGACCTTCATGACAGACCTCGGCTACAGGTAAATGGGTTAACGGACGAAGCCGGCGATTCTAACGGGTAAATTCCCCGCGGATCAAGTGTTTGCACGCACGCGACGGAAACAGGCATCGCCCGGGTGGGATCGGTGACGGCGCGAGGCGCGAAAACGCTTGCGCGCGCAGGCGTTTTTCCGGCCATTCGCGCCGAGCACGCATAATGCCCGCATGAACAGCCCCCATCCGAATTCCAGCGTCCCCGTCCTCACCATCGATGGCCCTTCCGGCTCCGGCAAGGGCACCATCAGCCGGCTGGTCGCCGCCCGCCAGGGCTGGCATTACCTCGATTCCGGTGCGCTGTACCGCGCCGTCGGCGTCGCCGCCGGCTGGGCCGACCTCGACCTCGCGGACCCCGCGGCCCTGGTCCGGTGCACCTTCGATACCCGGATCGATTTCCAGGAAGACCCGGTGTCCCGCGAGCTGCGGATCCTGGTGAACGACATGGACGCCACGGACGAACTGCGCACCGAGACCGCCGGCGCCGCGGCCTCGGCCATTGCCGCGATCCCCGAAGTCCGGGCCGCCCTGAAGGACCGGCAGCGTGCCTTCCGGCAGGCGCCGGGGCTGGTCGCCGACGGCCGGGACATGGGCACGGTGATCTTCCCGGACGCCCCCTACAAGGTGTTTCTGACCGCCAGCGCCGACGAAAGGGCCGAAAGGCGCTATAAGCAGTTGAAAGACAAAGGGGTTTCCGTTAATTTAGACGGTCTGCTACGGGAGATCCTCGCCCGCGACGCGCGTGATGCCAATCGTGCGGTGGCTCCGTTGAGGCCGGCCGAAGACGCCGTCCGCATCGACACCACCGGCCTTGGCATCGAAACCGTCGTGGAGCGCGTGTTGGCGTTGTTGCCTTCGCGCTGAGCATCGACCGCGGCAGAACAGCGCCATCGCGTGTCCGTCGGAACGAGGACGCGTGCTGGTTTCCTTCATAACACATGGCGCAGCTGCATCGCGCCACACAACGGGTGGGTCGACCACGCGCTGCTTGATGCCTTCTAACTCAGTTAGGCCCTGACAGCCGGTGCGGCCCGTGTGTTCAACCGAGTATTTCTTCAATGACCGAATCATTTGCCGAACTGTTTGAACAGAGCCAGACCAACCTGGCCAAGCTGAAGCCGGGCGCCATCGTCA from Lysobacter auxotrophicus encodes the following:
- the cmk gene encoding (d)CMP kinase yields the protein MNSPHPNSSVPVLTIDGPSGSGKGTISRLVAARQGWHYLDSGALYRAVGVAAGWADLDLADPAALVRCTFDTRIDFQEDPVSRELRILVNDMDATDELRTETAGAAASAIAAIPEVRAALKDRQRAFRQAPGLVADGRDMGTVIFPDAPYKVFLTASADERAERRYKQLKDKGVSVNLDGLLREILARDARDANRAVAPLRPAEDAVRIDTTGLGIETVVERVLALLPSR
- the ykgO gene encoding type B 50S ribosomal protein L36 gives rise to the protein MKVLSSLKSAKARHRDCKVVRRRGKVFVICKSNPRFKARQR